The following are encoded together in the Sphaerodactylus townsendi isolate TG3544 linkage group LG12, MPM_Stown_v2.3, whole genome shotgun sequence genome:
- the CRYAB gene encoding alpha-crystallin B chain isoform X3 — translation MQRSRHKQMQLDKDKFSVNIDVKHFSPEDLKVKVVGDTIEIHGKHEERQDEQGFVAREFSRKYKIPADVDPFSITSSLSSDGVLTVNGPRKPSEVPERTIPITREDKSALVVGPRK, via the exons ATGCAGAGAAGCCGTCACAAGCAG ATGCAACTGGATAAAGACAAATTCTCTGTAAATATTGACGTGAAGCATTTCTCTCCAGAGGACTTAAAAGTCAAGGTTGTGGGAGATACAATCGAAATCCATGGGAAACATGAGGAACGACAG GATGAACAAGGCTTTGTAGCCAGAGAGTTCAGCAGGAAATACAAGATCCCAGCTGATGTGGATCCCTTCTCCATCACTTCTTCCCTCTCTTCGGATGGTGTTCTGACCGTGAATGGGCCAAGGAAACCATCAGAAGTCCCAGAGCGCACCATCCCCATCACCCGGGAGGACAAATCTGCCCTAGTAGTGGGGCCAAGGAAGTGA
- the CRYAB gene encoding alpha-crystallin B chain isoform X1: MDIAVHHPFFRRPLFSSWSPSRLFNQTFGDHLAESELFPHSSALSPFLLRPSLLRIPGWLESRFSEQMQLDKDKFSVNIDVKHFSPEDLKVKVVGDTIEIHGKHEERQDEQGFVAREFSRKYKIPADVDPFSITSSLSSDGVLTVNGPRKPSEVPERTIPITREDKSALVVGPRK, translated from the exons ATGGATATCGCCGTTCACCACCCTTTCTTCCGCAGGCCCCTGTTTTCCTCCTGGTCACCGAGCCGCCTCTTCAACCAGACTTTTGGGGACCACCTTGCAGAATCGGAACTGTTCCCCCACAGCTCGGCACTTAGCCCTTTCCTGTTGAGGCCCTCTCTCCTCAGGATCCCCGGCTGGCTAGAGAGCAGATTCTCGGAG CAGATGCAACTGGATAAAGACAAATTCTCTGTAAATATTGACGTGAAGCATTTCTCTCCAGAGGACTTAAAAGTCAAGGTTGTGGGAGATACAATCGAAATCCATGGGAAACATGAGGAACGACAG GATGAACAAGGCTTTGTAGCCAGAGAGTTCAGCAGGAAATACAAGATCCCAGCTGATGTGGATCCCTTCTCCATCACTTCTTCCCTCTCTTCGGATGGTGTTCTGACCGTGAATGGGCCAAGGAAACCATCAGAAGTCCCAGAGCGCACCATCCCCATCACCCGGGAGGACAAATCTGCCCTAGTAGTGGGGCCAAGGAAGTGA
- the HSPB2 gene encoding heat shock protein beta-2: MAERTVPHAYPMSVEYEFANPSKIYDQNFGEGISPGDILAPTLYHGYYIRPRINKQLDRGVSEVNLNDHKFQVFLDVCHFTPNEITVRTVDNLLEVTAQHPQKADRHGFISREFTRTYVLPLDADPLLVKATVTHDGILSIEAPRTGKERRAKVMDVKITCQEEPVEQGGDSEKKSQS; encoded by the exons ATGGCCGAGCGCACCGTGCCTCATGCTTACCCCATGAGCGTAGAGTACGAATTTGCCAACCCCAGCAAGATCTATGATCAGAACTTTGGagaag GCATTTCCCCCGGAGACATTCTAGCTCCCACTTTGTACCACGGCTATTACATTCGGCCTCGGATCAACAAGCAGCTTGACCGAGGGGTCTCTGAGGTCAACCTCAATGACCACAAATTCCAGGTGTTCCTGGACGTCTGTCATTTCACACCCAATGAGATCACGGTCCGCACAGTGGATAACCTCCTGGAGGTGACGGCTCAACACCCGCAGAAGGCTGACCGACATGGTTTCATCTCCCGGGAGTTCACCAGGACCTACGTCCTTCCCTTGGATGCCGACCCCTTGTTGGTCAAAGCCACAGTGACCCATGATGGCATCTTAAGCATAGAGGCTCCACGGACAGGGAAAGAGAGGAGAGCCAAAGTCATGGACGTGAAAATAACATGCCAAGAAGAGCCAGTGGAGCAAGGAGGAGATTCCGAGAAGAAATCTCAGTCTTGA
- the CRYAB gene encoding alpha-crystallin B chain isoform X4: MQLDKDKFSVNIDVKHFSPEDLKVKVVGDTIEIHGKHEERQDEQGFVAREFSRKYKIPADVDPFSITSSLSSDGVLTVNGPRKPSEVPERTIPITREDKSALVVGPRK, translated from the exons ATGCAACTGGATAAAGACAAATTCTCTGTAAATATTGACGTGAAGCATTTCTCTCCAGAGGACTTAAAAGTCAAGGTTGTGGGAGATACAATCGAAATCCATGGGAAACATGAGGAACGACAG GATGAACAAGGCTTTGTAGCCAGAGAGTTCAGCAGGAAATACAAGATCCCAGCTGATGTGGATCCCTTCTCCATCACTTCTTCCCTCTCTTCGGATGGTGTTCTGACCGTGAATGGGCCAAGGAAACCATCAGAAGTCCCAGAGCGCACCATCCCCATCACCCGGGAGGACAAATCTGCCCTAGTAGTGGGGCCAAGGAAGTGA
- the CRYAB gene encoding alpha-crystallin B chain isoform X2: MDIAVHHPFFRRPLFSSWSPSRLFNQTFGDHLAESELFPHSSALSPFLLRPSLLRIPGWLESRFSEMQLDKDKFSVNIDVKHFSPEDLKVKVVGDTIEIHGKHEERQDEQGFVAREFSRKYKIPADVDPFSITSSLSSDGVLTVNGPRKPSEVPERTIPITREDKSALVVGPRK, encoded by the exons ATGGATATCGCCGTTCACCACCCTTTCTTCCGCAGGCCCCTGTTTTCCTCCTGGTCACCGAGCCGCCTCTTCAACCAGACTTTTGGGGACCACCTTGCAGAATCGGAACTGTTCCCCCACAGCTCGGCACTTAGCCCTTTCCTGTTGAGGCCCTCTCTCCTCAGGATCCCCGGCTGGCTAGAGAGCAGATTCTCGGAG ATGCAACTGGATAAAGACAAATTCTCTGTAAATATTGACGTGAAGCATTTCTCTCCAGAGGACTTAAAAGTCAAGGTTGTGGGAGATACAATCGAAATCCATGGGAAACATGAGGAACGACAG GATGAACAAGGCTTTGTAGCCAGAGAGTTCAGCAGGAAATACAAGATCCCAGCTGATGTGGATCCCTTCTCCATCACTTCTTCCCTCTCTTCGGATGGTGTTCTGACCGTGAATGGGCCAAGGAAACCATCAGAAGTCCCAGAGCGCACCATCCCCATCACCCGGGAGGACAAATCTGCCCTAGTAGTGGGGCCAAGGAAGTGA